The region ACTGGTGCAGCAATATGCTGGTGTAGGTGTGATTAATTAGATAGTCATGATGCAAACGAACTGAATATGGTTATACAAAAATTGAATGATTGCAATATAAAAAGGAGGTCAACAGATTTAGTTGTGGCCTCCTTTTTTGTATCTTCTCTTATTTCTCAGAACCTCTACTCACACGCATTTACGTCAAACGTTTAGCTCATCACTCACTTATCTTCTTTCACTCGTTAACCTCTACGTCTATATGTTTAAAGTTTATAACATCAAATAGACCCTTGTCCGTTATTTTGAGATCAGGTATGACAGGTAAGGCTAAGAAAGAAAGGGTGAGAAAAGGGTTAAACTCCATGGATGCGCCTATATATCTGAGTCCTGCTTTAAGCTCCTTTAACGTGTAGTGCACTTGTTCAACGCTGTCACCAGAGATTAAACCCGCGATAGGAAGGGCTAGGGAAGCCACTACTTTTTCATTTTCGACAATGACTAATCCGCCTCCCATGTCTTTTATCGCCTTTACAGCGTATAACATGTCTTGATCGTTCGTCCCTGCCGTAATGATATTATGTGAATCATGCGCGATGGTTGTTGCGATAGCGCCTTTTTTGATACCTAGTCCTTTGACTATCCCCAAGCCTACGTTACCCGTTTGATGATGTCTTTCAATAACGGCCAGTTTAAGTTGGTCTCGCTCCACAGAAGATTGAAATAACCCTTGGTCTACTTGAACGTCCTCTACAAGGTGTTCCGTGACTAAACGATTAGGGACGATACCAATGATGTGAGCTGAGTGGCTAGACGCCATGTGAATGTTTAGTTGTTCTGTGGTCATGTCAGCTACACGTATACGATGCTTTAAAGTAGGAGGGGGCTGGACATTATTTTCTTGCTGTGCGATATATTTCCCCTTTTCGGCGACCCGTTTACCTGCGGAAAAAACCTGTTCTATTTCAACTTGTCTGAGATCACTGAGTATCAAAAGATCTGCATCATAGCCAGGTGCAATCGCGCCTTTCTGATCCAATCCGTAACATTCCGCCGCACTTAGGGATGCCATTTGTATAGCGTTAATAGGGTCTACGCCGTGCTGTATAGCTAGCTTAACATTATGGTTAATACTGCCCTCCGCAACAAGATCATCGATATGTTTGTCATCCGTCCCAAACAGACAGCGCCGAGCATTCTTGTCTGTGATCACATCAATAAGTTGGGGGAGATCCTTGGCAACAGAACCTTGTCTGATGATGAGATACATCCCCCTTTGCAACCGATCCTTGGCTTCTTGTACTGATATGGACTCATGATCTGTTCTAATCCCTGCTGTCATGTATACATTAATAGCATCTGGGCCTAAACCAGCCGCATGGCCATCTACTTTGACATTTTTTATGTACGCATCATACAGCTTTTGGACCATAGTCTCCTCGTTGTGATTGACAGATGGATAGTCCATGACTTCTCCTAGACCCAATACTCGTGGATGCTGATAAAACGGGGCAATGTCCTCTGCTTTTAGTACGGCCCCTGCATTTTGAAAACGAGTAGCAGGTACACAAGAAGGCACCATCATGTACACATTAAGGGCGAGGTTTTCCGAACTGTCTAACATATATTGAATACCTTCTGCTCCCGCTACATTCGCAATTTCATGAGGATCAGCAATGATGGTTGTCACCCCATGAGGCAGCACAACTTTAGCAAACGTTTGTGGTGTGACCATGGAAGATTCGATGTGAACGTGGCTATCTATAAATGAAGGCGCAATATATTTCCCCTGTGCATTAATGATGTGTTCCCCGTCATACTGTCCTATGCCAACGATACTCCCATCTTGGATGGCGACGTCGGCTTCTATCAACTCCTGATTAAATACATCGACA is a window of Caldalkalibacillus salinus DNA encoding:
- the ade gene encoding adenine deaminase; protein product: MYDNPYEQNKHKQSQETMKRKIDVAAKRRKAETVIKNGQIVDVFNQELIEADVAIQDGSIVGIGQYDGEHIINAQGKYIAPSFIDSHVHIESSMVTPQTFAKVVLPHGVTTIIADPHEIANVAGAEGIQYMLDSSENLALNVYMMVPSCVPATRFQNAGAVLKAEDIAPFYQHPRVLGLGEVMDYPSVNHNEETMVQKLYDAYIKNVKVDGHAAGLGPDAINVYMTAGIRTDHESISVQEAKDRLQRGMYLIIRQGSVAKDLPQLIDVITDKNARRCLFGTDDKHIDDLVAEGSINHNVKLAIQHGVDPINAIQMASLSAAECYGLDQKGAIAPGYDADLLILSDLRQVEIEQVFSAGKRVAEKGKYIAQQENNVQPPPTLKHRIRVADMTTEQLNIHMASSHSAHIIGIVPNRLVTEHLVEDVQVDQGLFQSSVERDQLKLAVIERHHQTGNVGLGIVKGLGIKKGAIATTIAHDSHNIITAGTNDQDMLYAVKAIKDMGGGLVIVENEKVVASLALPIAGLISGDSVEQVHYTLKELKAGLRYIGASMEFNPFLTLSFLALPVIPDLKITDKGLFDVINFKHIDVEVNE